GTTCCGTTCGCCATGCAGGAAGCGCAAGCCGAAGCCTATCCGACGCGGCCGGTGCGCATCATCGGCACCACGGGGCCGGGCGGGCAGGGCGACACCACGGCGCGGCTCGTCGCGGCCAAGCTCACCGAAGCGGTCGGCCAGCCGTTCTATGTCGAGAACATGCCGGGGGCCGGCGGCAACATCGCGATGGCCGCGACCGCGCGCGCCGCGCCGGATGGCTACACGGCGCTGTGCGCGACCAGCAACCTCGTCACCAACATCAACCTCTATCCGAAGATTCCCTACGACCCTTACAAGGACTTCGAGCCGGTTTCGCTGCTCTGCTCGTCGCCCCACGTGCTGGTGGTGCATCCGTCGGTGCCGGCGAAAAGCGTGAACGAACTGGTGGCGCTGGCCAAGGCCGATCCCGGCAAACTCAGCTACGCCTCGGCCGGGCGCGGCACGCCCGCGCATCTCGCCGGCGAACTGTTCAAGGTCACGTTCCAGGTCGACATCACGCACGTGCCATACAATGGCGGTGGGCCGGGCACCGCTGCGGCGATCGCCGGTCATGTGCCGATGTCGGTGTCGGCGTTGCCGTCCGCGGTCACTTACGTCCGCGCCGGAAACCTGCGCGCGCTCGCGCTGTTCAGCAGCCGCCGCTCCTCGGCGCTGCCCGACGTGCCGACCATGAAGGAGGCAACCGGCCACGATCTGCCGGCCGACATCGTCAACGGCTTCGTGTTTCCGACCGGAACGCCGAAAGCCCTCGTGAATTTCCTGCACCGCGAGGTGGTGAAGGTGATGGCGATGCCGGACGTGAAAGAAAAACTCGTCTCGATGGGCTTCGATGCGGTCGGCAGCACGCCGGAGGAATTCGCCGCCTGGATACGAAGCGAGATTCCGCGCTGGGGCCAGGTGATCCGCGACGCGAACATTACGGTGCAGTGATTGCGTCCTGAGGCTGCGCAAGCCGCACCAAGCGCAGTCGTCATTCCGGGGCGCGCCGAAGGCGCGAACCCGGAATCCAGTCAAGGAAGCAGTCTTTGCTGGACTGGATTCCGGGTTCGCTGGCTTCGCCAGCGCCCCGGAATGACGACGTCGAGACATTTCAGCCAACGCTCCGCTGCTCCGGGGTTTTGTTTTCGGACGCCCGGATGCGCCCGTCTCCCTGTTTTCCTTCTCTCTCCAAAAAGGAGAGGGATGGAGCGCCGGGAGGCGCCCAGGGAGCCTTGCGATCGGCTCCCTTAGGCCAGCCTTGCGATCGGCCAGCCTGCACGCCGAGCTTCCGGGACCCAAGGTTTTGAGGGGGTGGGGGTCCCGGGGCGCGCGGGCCCGTGCGAAGAGCCCGGGCGCCTCTCGGCGCTCCATCGCGGACCGCGTTGTCGGCGGCCGCGCCTTGCTTCGTCATCCGGCGTCGCGATCGACGACGCCTTTGACAAGGCAGGGCAGGACCATAATTACACTAGATGCAAGTATAAATAGGCCGTGTACTCATAAACTCGGCGCGATGTCCGCTTCGATCCAAAAGCGACCCAGTTGCCTCATCGCAACGAAATGACGCGATGTGCCAGAAGGCGACATCCGCACCGCAGCAAATCGAGTCTATTCGATCACGGTGTCAGCGCGAGCCATGACGGTCTGTGGCATTACTATGCCAAGCGCCTTCGCTGTCTTGAGATTGATAACCAATTCGAACTTAGTCGGCTGCTCGACCGGTAGATCGGAGGGCTTAGCGCCCTTGAGGATGCGATCGACGTAACTTGCGGCTCGCCGCAGCGTCGCCTTCACGTTTGGACCGTAAGTCATCAGACCGCCAACATCGGCGTGCTCGCGCCAGCCGTACATCGCGGGCAACCCGTGCTGCGCTGCCAGTTCGGCGATGCGACGCCGGTGCAAGAATGCAAAGCCGTGGGCAAACGTGATGATCGCGTCGCATCTGCCCACCGAGGCGTCTACGAATCGCTGCGTGAGATCTTCCGCGCTAGTCGCCGCTAGCGGTTGTAGCGTCATTCCCAACTTGGCTGCTGCCGCCTCAGTTTCGCGCAATTCCACCTTCGTCGGCGGTTCTGATGGATTGTAGAGGACGCCGATGCGCTTTATTGACGGCACGGCTTCCTTGAGCACGCCGACTCGCAACCCGGCGAGTTCATCGGACATGAGAGAAAGGCCGGTCACATTGCCACCCGGCCTTGCAAGACTTCCGACCGCTCCGGTCCCGACCGGATCGCCGCTTACCGCCATGACGATGGGTACCGTCGCGGTGCGTTTCTTGGCAGCCAGTACAGCCGGTCCGGTCATGATGACGATGACGTCGACCTTGCTCGCGATCAAAACGTCCGCAAGATCCGGCAATCGCTCGCTACGTCCCTCGGCCCAACGGTAGTCAAAGACAAGATCCTTGCCCTCGACATAACCGAGTTCGCGCAGTCCATCGCGCAATCCGTCGAGCCATGGATCGGGTGGCGAGCCAGGATGAAGAATGCCAATACGCGCGACTTGAGACCGCCCCTGTGCGACCGCCACCAATGGCCACGCTGCCGCTATGCCACCCAGCGCACCGAGAAACTCTCGTCGCCTCATGTGGACGCCCCTTGGGCTCAGGAGCTGGCATGGTAGCAGTTCAAACGAGTGCTTTGATAGGGCAGAATCAGCTTCGCTACTGCAACACGAGATACTTGCCGATGTCCGAGATGGGTCATTTGCAACATTTGCAAATTATTCGCATGTCAGCTTCGCCCGCGAAAGCGACCTGGGGCCAATGGCGGCAGATTGAAGGCCCCGTTCACCACTTGCTACAACCGCTTCGTTCGCTGGCGACGGGCCGGAGTCTGGGGCCGGATCATGGACGCGTTGGCCACAGCCCATGATGCGTCGGTACAGTTGATCGACACGTCGATTGTTCGCGTGTATCAGCACGGGGCCTGCATCGTCCGGAACCGAAAGCAGTCCATGGGACGGTCACGCGGCGGGCTGACCAGCAAGATCCATGCGCTGGTCGATACCAACGGCCTGCCGGTACGGCTCGCGCTGACCGCAGGCGAGGCGCATGACAACCGTCTCGCAGACAAATTGCTATCGCGCTTGAAGTCCGGATCAATGCTGCTGGCAGATCGCGGGTACGATGCTGATTGGATCAGAGCCCTTGCTGCGAGGAAGGGTGCACTGGCTAACATTCCGCCCCGATGCAACCGCGCTGAGCCAATCTGCTTCAGCCCGCATCTCTACCGCGCCCGCAATTTGGTCGAACGGTTCTTCAACAAGATCAAGCACTGTCGTCGGATCGCAAAGCTGGCGGCGAACTATCTCGCTTTCGTTCAGCTTGCGTCTATCAGGCTATGGCTGCGCGTTAATGAGTCCACGTCCTAGTCAGGCTTTCTCTGACCGTGTCCCGGACGCGGTGCCATAAGCGCGTTTACGCGCGTCTTCGACGCGCGATGGCGTGAGCGGTGCGCTGACGAAACTCGACGACCGTGTGAAGCTCCTCAGAAATGACCGTGTTTGTCATGGCCATAGGAACTTACGGTGACGGCACCCGACAGATACGGCGCGTCCTGCCTTACTGCTGAATCTTCACGCCCGCGATGTCGACCGCCTTGGCCCAGACCGGCAGTTCGGACTTGATCATCTCGGCGAATTTTTCCGGACCCTCGGCGATCGGATCGATGCCGGCCTCCTGCAGCACCGAAAGGAATTTCGAATCCTTGGTGGCCTTGATCATCTCGCTCGACAGCCTGTCGATGATCGGCTGGGGCGTGCCCTTGGGTGCCAGCATTCCGGTCCAGGAGATTGCGCTGAAGCCTGGATAAGTCTCGGCGATCGCCGGCACATCGGGCATGCTCGCCGAACGCTTCGGTCCCGAGACGCCGAGGATGCGGATATTCGGGTTGGTCCGCTGTGCGTAAGCTTCAAGGATGGGCACGAAGGTCGTCGGAATCTGCCCGCCGATCACATCGGTCAGCGCCAGCGCGGTGCCGCGGTAACCGACGCTCGTCATCTTCAATTCTGCGCGCGCGAGAAACAGCGCCATGATCAGGTTGCTGGCGCTGCCCGCACCGCCTCCGCCGCCATAGGGAAGCGGGTCCTTCTGCGCCTTGGCGTAAGCGACGAACTCGGCCACGGTCTTGGCCGGCACCTTGGAGTTGACCAGCAGCACCTGTGGGCTCGAGCCGAGCGCGCTGATCGGAGCGAAATCCTTGACCGGGTCGTAAGGCGTCTTGGTCGTGTTGGGCACGATCGACATCACGTTGGTGCTCGCCCAGAGCAGCGTGTAGCCGTCCGGCGTAGAGCGGGCGACTGCGTCTGTCGCGATGATGCCACTGCCGCCGACGCGGTTCTCGACCACCATCTGCTGGCCCAGCACCTCGGACAGGCGCGCCGCCATCAGCCGGCCGTTGACGTCGATGTTGCCGCCGGCCGCAAACGGCACCAGCAGCTTGATGGGCTTGTCGGGCCAGTTGTCCGCGCGCGCTGACCGGGCGGTTGCCAGATAGGGAAGGGCGAGCGCGGCGCTCAGAACGGTCCGGCGCGACAGGGACGAGGGGAGATTTCCGGCTTGGTTTTTCATGGCGCGGAATTATGCGATCGGGCGCTATTCCGCAACCGGGATCGGCGGGCATGACGCCGCATTGGGTCACGGCGTTCGGCGGGTCGGAACCGCGACAGCCCCTGGCCGGCCCTCAGGCCTGCGGTGCCGGGGTGATGTCGTCCCGGCGCCGGGCCGGCTGGCCGTCGAACGGCAGGCGGACGACGACGCTCGTTCCGACACCCGGAATGGAGCGGATACGCATGGTGCCGCCATGCAATTCCACCAGAGACTTGGCGATGGCGAGGCCCAGCCCGGAGCCGTGTTGGGTCTTGGTGAGCTGGCTCTCCACCTGCTCGAAGGGGCGGCCGAGCTTTTTCAGCGCGTCGCGCGCGATACCGATGCCGGAATCATGGATGCCGATGATCACGCCGCTGCGTGAGGGCCGGCCGCGCACCGTGATGCGGCCGTTCTCGGGCGTGAATTTCACAGCGTTGGACAGAAGGTTGAGCACGATCTGCTTCAGCGCGCGGCGGTCGGCTTTCAGGCCGACGCCGGCCGCGATCTTCGAGGTGACGGTGAGGCTCTTGGCTTCGGCGCGCGTGGTGACCACACGCAGCGCATCGTCGAATTCGCGGGCAAGTTCGACCTGTTCGAGATCGAGCTTGAGACGGCCGGCCTCGATCTTCGACATGTCGAGCACGTCGTTGATGACGTCGAGCAGATATTCGCCGCTGGAATGGATGTCGCGGCAGTACTCATAATATTTGTCGGAGCCGAGCGGGCCGAACATGCCCGAAGCCATGATCTCGGAGAAGCCGATGATCGCGTTGAGCGGCGTGCGCAGCTCGTGGCTCATGTTGGCGAGGAATTTGGATTTCGCCTGGTTGGCTTCCTCGGCCCGGGTCTTTTCGTCGCCATAGCTCTGTGCCAGCTCGCTGAGCTGCTTCGCCTGGATTTCGAGCTTGTGCTGGCTCTTGCGCAGGTCGGTGACGGTGGCCAGGAGCCGCTGCTCGCTGTCGACGAGCTTGGTCTCGTGCTGCTTCAGCGGGGTGATGTCGGTGCCGACCGAGACATAGCCGCCGTCCTTGGTGCGGCGTTCGCTGATCTGAAGCCAGTGGCCATCGTCGAGTTGCGCTTCGAATGTGCGGGCGCCGGGAATGGTCGGGTCTTCGCTCGCGAGCTTGGAACGGATGACGTGCTTGCGGCCCGCCGCGACGACATCCTCATAGGAGGTGCCGGCCGCGATCGCGTCGTCAGCCAGGCTGTGCAGGTTCTGGAAGTTCGAATTGCACAACACCAGCCGGTTCTCGTGATCCCAAAGCACGAAGGCTTCCGGAATGGTCTCGATTGCGTCGCGCAGGCGGATGTCGGCTGCGGCTGTGCGCTCGACGAGTGTCTTCTGCTCGGTGATGTCGACCGCGATGCCGATCAGATGCACGCCCGGTTCGCCGAGTTGATGCACGAGCTCGCAACGCGCACGCAGCCAGACCCATTTGCCAGAGGCGTGCAGCATGCGGAATTCATGGTCGATCGCGCTCGCCTTGGCGTCGGCAAGCTGTGCCGCCACCTCGTACAGTCTGATGTCGTCGGGATGGACCAGCTGGCTCACCTCGCCGAAGGTCATCAGGTCGTCACGTGGTCCG
The Rhodoplanes sp. Z2-YC6860 genome window above contains:
- a CDS encoding Bug family tripartite tricarboxylate transporter substrate binding protein; amino-acid sequence: MKNQAGNLPSSLSRRTVLSAALALPYLATARSARADNWPDKPIKLLVPFAAGGNIDVNGRLMAARLSEVLGQQMVVENRVGGSGIIATDAVARSTPDGYTLLWASTNVMSIVPNTTKTPYDPVKDFAPISALGSSPQVLLVNSKVPAKTVAEFVAYAKAQKDPLPYGGGGGAGSASNLIMALFLARAELKMTSVGYRGTALALTDVIGGQIPTTFVPILEAYAQRTNPNIRILGVSGPKRSASMPDVPAIAETYPGFSAISWTGMLAPKGTPQPIIDRLSSEMIKATKDSKFLSVLQEAGIDPIAEGPEKFAEMIKSELPVWAKAVDIAGVKIQQ
- a CDS encoding ABC transporter substrate-binding protein, yielding MAVAQGRSQVARIGILHPGSPPDPWLDGLRDGLRELGYVEGKDLVFDYRWAEGRSERLPDLADVLIASKVDVIVIMTGPAVLAAKKRTATVPIVMAVSGDPVGTGAVGSLARPGGNVTGLSLMSDELAGLRVGVLKEAVPSIKRIGVLYNPSEPPTKVELRETEAAAAKLGMTLQPLAATSAEDLTQRFVDASVGRCDAIITFAHGFAFLHRRRIAELAAQHGLPAMYGWREHADVGGLMTYGPNVKATLRRAASYVDRILKGAKPSDLPVEQPTKFELVINLKTAKALGIVMPQTVMARADTVIE
- a CDS encoding Bug family tripartite tricarboxylate transporter substrate binding protein, with the translated sequence MTLIRRQFLQALGGFTAVPFAMQEAQAEAYPTRPVRIIGTTGPGGQGDTTARLVAAKLTEAVGQPFYVENMPGAGGNIAMAATARAAPDGYTALCATSNLVTNINLYPKIPYDPYKDFEPVSLLCSSPHVLVVHPSVPAKSVNELVALAKADPGKLSYASAGRGTPAHLAGELFKVTFQVDITHVPYNGGGPGTAAAIAGHVPMSVSALPSAVTYVRAGNLRALALFSSRRSSALPDVPTMKEATGHDLPADIVNGFVFPTGTPKALVNFLHREVVKVMAMPDVKEKLVSMGFDAVGSTPEEFAAWIRSEIPRWGQVIRDANITVQ
- a CDS encoding PAS domain-containing sensor histidine kinase, which encodes MARAALANASARADSIKGLAQSIANPAYRRLLVAEPALRRAVPALIIAFLLTIGVGAVVQVLDHHRQSVAEAMHDLDNVADFVAERFDRIATAENGDVTRRDLLERALSTRATALGRRVLLSNTEGIVTAAEPSGGPIGRHINDLLGDIEPLTILGSSAGVVEIELPGGNPAFVTVRSLSHSRGMLIAYQLRADALAPWRADTTLTVTLTATTGFVLLILGFAFHWQAARAREADMIYDTVRSRIDTALNRGRCGLWDWDLARGRIFWSHSMFAILGIGPRDDLMTFGEVSQLVHPDDIRLYEVAAQLADAKASAIDHEFRMLHASGKWVWLRARCELVHQLGEPGVHLIGIAVDITEQKTLVERTAAADIRLRDAIETIPEAFVLWDHENRLVLCNSNFQNLHSLADDAIAAGTSYEDVVAAGRKHVIRSKLASEDPTIPGARTFEAQLDDGHWLQISERRTKDGGYVSVGTDITPLKQHETKLVDSEQRLLATVTDLRKSQHKLEIQAKQLSELAQSYGDEKTRAEEANQAKSKFLANMSHELRTPLNAIIGFSEIMASGMFGPLGSDKYYEYCRDIHSSGEYLLDVINDVLDMSKIEAGRLKLDLEQVELAREFDDALRVVTTRAEAKSLTVTSKIAAGVGLKADRRALKQIVLNLLSNAVKFTPENGRITVRGRPSRSGVIIGIHDSGIGIARDALKKLGRPFEQVESQLTKTQHGSGLGLAIAKSLVELHGGTMRIRSIPGVGTSVVVRLPFDGQPARRRDDITPAPQA